DNA sequence from the Halococcus salifodinae DSM 8989 genome:
CACATGCTTGCGAACGTCACCGGCACCCGTCCGGCGCAGTACGCCGTCCTCGAAGCACTGCGCTCGACCGATCGCGAGTACTACGCCGCGAACCGCGATCGGCTCGAAAAGCGCGTCGCGACGTTCACCGACGCGCTCGACGATTCGGGAGCGGAGTACACTACTCCAGACGGTGCGTTCTACGTGATGGCGCGCTTTGCGGGGTTCCCGGGCACGATGGCGAACGCCGAGCGGCTGATCGACGAAGCCGGCGTCGCCGGGATGCCCGGTGAGACGTTCGGTGAAACTCGTGAGGATTGGTTCCGGTTCGCACTCGTCACGCCCGATGTTACGGACGCGGCTCGACGGCTGGCCGAATTCTTCGAGTGACTGTGCCGATCGAGTTTCGAGGTGCTGTGGCGCGCGGCTACGCGCCCGCTGCTCGCGGGCGCGCAACTCCCGTGTGAGGTCTGTGCGAGCGGTGCGACCATAGGGAGCACCTCGATGCGAATAGCGCGAGACCTTCGGTCTCGCGAACCGTTCGAGCGGGCCTTCGGCCCGCGAGAAGACGGCGAACGAAGTGAGCCGTGAGCGGAGCGAGTGCAGGCTCGGCAGAGCGAAGCTCTGACGGTGGATGAGTGAGTGACGTGAGCGAAGCGAGCGGAACGAACGAATCGGCTGGGGAGGCACGTGGCAGTCGGATTCGATCGTCGTGACTCGTGAGCGGAAGAACGTGCACGATTCCACGGCTGTCACATCCGAATCAGCGAGCCACGAACCATCACCTCCCGTTTCGCTACCCGAGAAGATGACGGTCGCTGTCTACACCACGCGACGGACGAGACTGTAGAGCTGGTTTCGGACGCCGGCGGGGAGGAAGCGGGCGTACTCGGCGAGGCTCGCGAGCGGTCCGACGGGATAGCGCGCGGGCGGGTTCGGTGAGACTGCCGCATCGACGACGGCCTCGGCGACCTCGGCGGGCGAGACGGTTCCCACACCGCCCTCGACGACGGTGCGCGAATCGTCGAGGAGATCGTAGAACGTCTCGTACGCGCCCGAGCGTTCGAGGCCGGCGAGTTCGTCTGCGGCGCGGTCCTCGAAGTCGGTGTTCACCGGTCCCGGCGCGACGACCGCGACGTCGATCCCATAATCCGCGATCTCCGTGCGGAGCGCGTCAGTCATGGCTTCGAGCGCGAACTTCGAGCCCGCGTAGACGCCCTTGGCGGGCGTAGCGAACCGGCCGGCGGTGCTAGAGACGTTCACGATGGTTCCTGTCCCCCGATCGCGCATATGTGGGAGGACGGCGCGCGTCAGTCGGTGCGGGCCGTAGACGTTGGCGTCGAACTGGTCGCGGACGAGGCCGATCGGCACGTCCTCGATCGGGCCGAACTGGCCGTAGCCAGCGTTGTTCACGAGGCAGTCGATTCGGCCGGTGTCGTCGACGATGCGATCGATCACGGCCGTCACCGCCTCGTCGTCGGTGATGTCGAGCGCTGCGGTCTCACAGCCAGACTGGGCGAGCGCCGACAGATCCTTCTCGTCGCGGGCGGTCGCGTACACCGTCCACTCCTCGTCGCGGAAGGCCTCGGCGGTCGCGCGACCGATGCCCGACGAACAGCCGGTGATCAGCACGGTCTTCGTGGTCATATCATCGCACTCTCGGGCCGGGTAGTTAACTTCCGCCGTTCGTCGTCGCGATCGTGCGTCGCAGCCACGGCGTCGGAACCCTCAGCCACTGTGATCGCGCTTCACCTCGTCGGCATAGCTGTCGGCGAGTCGCGTCGGTTCGGGAAGCTTGTACCCATCACAGAGCCGTTCGACGAGATCGGCGGCCGTGTCGCCGCCGACACGGTGGCCTGCACTCACATACACCGGGTTGATGTGTCGGTTTCCGGAGTCGTACTGGCGAGTCTGGAGCGCGTAGCCGATGACGGTGTCGACGTCGTCCGCTGTCTCGACGCTGTCGTTGGCCGCGATGGCGACGCGCGTTCCCTCGGGAAGGTCGTCGAGCGATCCTTGGGGCGCGCCACAGAGCAGTCCCTTGGCGACGCCGACAGCCGGCAGATCGAGCGTGACGCCCATGTGAGTCGCGAGACCGGCCTCGCGGTAGTGGATCCGACCGCTGCCGTCGAACACCGCGAGATCCGGCTCGACGTCGAGGTTCTCGAACGCCGCGAGGATCGCGCCGGTTTCTCGGAAGGAAAGCAAACCGGGAACGTAGGGGAATTCGAGATCGACGACGGCGTGGGCGCGTTCGATCACCTCACCGCCGCGGAGGGCGACGATCGCTCCGACCGCCCGATCGTCGAGGAAGGCCTGATCGACACCGACGACGGTCGGTGGGTCGTCGTGCGACGGGCCTGCGGCCGTTCGATCGTCGGCGATCGAATCGAGGGTATGCGTGGCGGCGGTCGTCGATACCGCTGCCGAATCGAATCCGAAATCGTCGGCGAAGGCCGCGGCCGCGGCGATCTCCCGCTGGAGGGCCTCCATCGCCTCGCGTGAGGCCGACGGATCGGGAACGAACGCGGGGCGGACGGGTTTCATTTCAGAACGGGCCGCGCCCGCGGCCACCCATCCCGCCACCGCCGCGACCGCCGCCGAACTGGAGGCGGTTCCGTGCGTTCACCCGGCCTTTGACGTGTTGGCCGTAGGCGAGTCCGATGACGAGGCCGGCGAGGTGGGCGATATTGGCGACGCCGGGAAGGATCGGGACGCCAAGGGCTCCCGAAACCGAGACCGCGGCGTACCCCACGGTGAGCAGCCAGATCGGGACGGGGATGAAGAAGTAGAGATAGACCCGGAGATCGGGGTTCAGGACCGTGAGCACACCGAGAATGGCGAGGGCCGCGCCGCTCGCGCCGAGCGCACCCGTGGGATCGTTCTGTACGATCCCGACCCCCATCTGAGCGAGGCCAGCGAGCACGCCGCTCCCGAGAAAGAGGAGGGCGAAATCCCGCGACCCGACGTACTCCTCGACCAGTTGGCCGAAGAAGTAGATCACGATGGCGTTGACGAGGAGGTGCCAGAGGCCGCCGTGGGCGAAGATCGACGTGAACCACGTCCAGACATATAGGGGGTGCTCCGGCGAAATCACGAACAATGCACTCCAGAGGTCTGGCCCGACATCGAACAGCGGTGCAACGATGTACTGCAGGCCGAACGTGATGAACATCAGCCCCAGGAACACGAAGGTCATGTTCCCGCGGAAAAAGCCGAGCGGCCCGCCGACGCCGGTGTCGAGGGCCCCGGAGAGCCGCCCCGACGACGACCGGCCGCCGCGGTTGTCGGCGCTATCGTCGAAGCCGCTGTCGAAGATACCCGAGGGATCGTCCCAGTCGTCGAGCCCAGGGCAGCCGTGGTTCTCGGGGAGGCGGTGCTCGCCGCAGTAGGTGCCGCCGCAGTGCTGGCAGTGATACGGCATGTTCTCGCTCCGACCACACTGGTCGCACGTCGCCATTTACCGTGGGTTAGTGACGCCGGCTAAAATCGGTTGGGTTCCGGAGGACGAGCGGGACTGCCGAACGGTCGTGTAGCGCCCGGACGACCGAAACGACGGAGCGCGCCCGACGAAGTGAAACCTCGGTGGCTCCGAAAGCCTCCATGCAACCATACGAGCGAAAACAGCTCCTCGCGCGGGTCGAGCGCGAGGGCGCGACCGTGGGAGCGTCGATTCCCGAGACGATCGACGTTCAGGGCGATCGGCTCGCGCTCCGGGAGTTCGTTTTCGAAACGCGATCACGCGAGTCGGTGCCGGCAAGCGAGCGTGACCGAGTCGAACAGGCGAAAAAGAACCTCCGACGCGAACGCCTCCAGCGCAAGCACCTCCTCGAAGACGCCGACATCCCGCACGAAGAGGGCGAGCGGCTGGTCGAGAGCATCGTCGGCATCGACCGCGCGCTGAACGCGCTCGGCGATCTCGGAACCTCTGACATCGAGCGCGAGGCCGACGCGAACGAGGCCGCCGATCGGAAACGTTGGATGTCGTTCCTGAAACAAGCGCTCGGGAACGAGGACTCGAGCGCTCGGCGGTGAGTCTCGGAGTCACGACCGCTGATTCTCCCCACCGGCGCGATCGAACGTTTCGGGGTGTCGTCAGCGATCGAGCGCCACCGCGGCCGCCTCGATCGGGTGGCGCGGCCGTGATTCGTCGTCCCGGTCGCCGAGCTGGGTGCGACAGGAAGTGCCGGGTGCGACCACTCGATCGCCGTTGCTCGCATCGACCTGATCGAAGAGGATGTTCCCGATCGCCTGTGAGAGATCGTAGTGTTCGGCCTCGTAGCCAAACGAGCCGGCCATCCCACAGCAGCCCGAATCGAGCGGATCGACGTCGTAGCCCGCCCGCCGCAGAACGCCGACCGCGTGGTGGTCCTTCGCGAGCGCCTTCTGGTTGCAGTGGCCGTGGTACGTGAGCGACGTGTCGGGCGCAGTGAAATCGATCCGATCGTCGAGTCGGAATCGGTCGAGGTGTTCGAGCACGCCGTAGGCGCTCTCGGAAACCCGCGTCGCCGCCTCGCTGTCGGGGAGCAGATCGAGATACTCGTCCTGAACCATTACGGCGTCGGAGGGTTCGACGAACGCGACCGCCCAGCCGTCCCGGACGAGCGGATCGAGCGCTTCGACGTTCGTCCGCGCGCGCTCGCCGGCGACGTCGAGCAACCCCTTCGAGTAGGCGGGCCGACCGCTCGGTGCGACGTCGTCGGGGATTTCGACGTGAACGCCGGCAGCCTCCAGCACCAGGACCGCCGCCTTCCCTGGCCGGGGATGGCTGTAGTTGGTGTATGTGTCGGGGAAGAGGAGGACCTTCGCCTCGGCCTCAGCGGGCGGGATCGCCGCACCGCCGCGCGCGTCGAACCAGTCTTCGAGAGACTCGCTCGTGAACTGGGGAAGTTCGCGCTCGCGGGCGATTCCCATCGTTTTCTCCATCGCGGCGCGCGCCCCCGGTAGCTTCGGCAGCCAGTTCGAGACAGGCGCGAACCGACTCCCGAGCGCCGCGAGCCGGTCGACGTTCGCGAACAGGCGCTCGCGGCGATCGACCCCCTCGCGCTCGTGGTACTGGTGTTTGACCTCGGTTTTGAGCTTCGCCATGTCCACACCAGTTGGACAGTCGCTTGCACAGCCCTTGCAGCCGACACAGAGGTCGAGCACCTCCTCTTGGAATCGCTCGGAGTAGAGCTCCTCCTCGGGAAGCTCTCCCGAGATCGCCGCCCGGAGGAGGTTCGCCCGGCCGCGTGTGGTCTGAATCTCCTCGTGCGAGGCGCGGTAGGTCGGACACATCGTCTCGCTGTCGGTCTGTCGGCAGGTCCCACAGCCGTTGCAGAGCTCGACGAGGTGTGAAAACCCCTCACCGTCTTCATTCCCGTCGCTTCCGGCCCCGTCATTTCCGACCTCGTCGCTTCCCCTCTCGTCGAACGCCATCGTCGTCTGCGGTTCGAGCGACGAGTATTCTGCACCGTATCGGAGGTTCTCGCGCATGTCCGCGCCGACGCCGCGCCCGTCCGCCGGCGCGTTTTTGTCGTCCTCGTCCCAGTAGACGACCGTGCCGGGGTTCATCCGGCAGTCGGGATCGGCAACGAGTTTGAGCTCCTGGAACGCCCCCCAGAGGTCGGGGCCGTACATCTTCGGGTTGAACTCGGTGCGCGCGAGACCGTCGCCGTGCTCGCCCGAGAAGGCCCCGTCGTGCTCCATGACGAGCGAGGTGACGTCTTCCGAAATCGAGTGCATCGCCTCGATGCCGTCCCCCTCTTTGAGGTTCAAGATGGGTCGGATGTGGAGGGTTCCCGAACCGGCGTGGGCGAAGTACGCCGCCGACGTGTCGTGGTCGGCGAGGATTTCCTCGAACTCGACGACGTACTCCGCGAGTTCTTCGGGCGGAACGGTGGCGTCCTCGATGAAGGGGTAGGGTTTGGGATCGCCCTCCAGACTCATCAGGAGCGGGATCGCGGCCTTCCGGAGTTTCCAGAGCTTCGATTGGTCCTCGGCCGAGTACGCTTCCAGCACGTCGAACGCCGCGCCCTGTTCCACGAAGTGGGCGTTCGTTCCCTCGATGGCGGCCTCGAAGTCCTCGCAACACTCGGAATCGAACTCCAGCATCAGCGCCGCCGCTGTGCCCTCGGGAATCGGATCGACGTACTGGGCGAACTCGGTGGAGTCGCCCGCGAGTCGGAACACCTCGTCGTCCATCAGCTCGACCGCGCTCACGTCGAAATCGAGCGCTGCTGGCACCGCCGCCATCGCGTCGACCAGATCGGAAAAACAGTAGAGCGCGAGCGCGGTCGATTCGGGTTTCGTCACGAGACCGAGCGTCGCTTCGACCACGACGCCGAGGGTCCCCTCCGCGCCGACGAACAGCTTCGAGAGGTTGATGACCTCCTCGCCAGCGTCGTTTTCGTACACGACTTTGTGGAGATTGTACCCCGACACCGACCGCTTCAGGCTCGGATACCGCTCCGCGATCTCCTCGGCGTTCTCCTCGACGAGACTCCGGACTGTGCGATAGAGTGCTGCTTCGCGGTCGTCCTTCCCCACCAACGCCTCCCACTCCGGACTGTCGAGGACGACCTCGCGAGTGTGGATCAGCGAGCCGTCGGCGAGCACCACCCGAAGTTCCTCGGTGTAGGCGTCGGTGATGCCGTACCGGACCGAGTGCGCGCCCGTCGAGTTGTTTCCGATCCCGCCGCCGATCGTCGCGCGGTTCGAGGAGGCGGGGTCGGGCGCGAACTTGAGTCCCCACTCGTCGAGGTGGGCGTCGAGGTGATCCTGGACGACGCCCGGCTGGACGGTCGCAGTTCGATCATGGGGATCGACGTTGAGGATCGAATCCATGTGACGGCTGCAGTCGAGCACGACGCAGCCGGGACCGACCGTTTGACCCGCGAGTGACGACCCCGCGCCGCGCGGGAGCACGGGGACGTCGTGCTCGGCGGCGATCCGAACTGCCGCCCGAACGTCCTCGATATCGCGCGGGCGGACCACGCCCGCGGGTCGCGCCTGATAGATGCTGCCGTCGGTGGCGTAGAGCACCTGGGAGTACTCGTCGAACCCCACTTCGCCGCGCACCGCCTCGCGCAGATCGGCGGCGAGCGCACGGTGCTCGGCGACATCGGCGTGGTCGTGGCCCAGCGTGTCGACCGATGTCGAAAGATCGGCTGTATCGGAAGCCTCCTCGGCAGCCATACGTATTTTTGACGGTAGATAATGTTAAACACTGGGATGGCCCCAAGGATTGCACCGATCGGGTTCGTCGTCGGCCGCAGTGCTGGCTGTCGGTCGTGACGATTGTGACGGCTTCTCCCGAACGGTGAATGTGGACTTAGAGAAACGACCCGACGAGATCGGTATCGAGCACCGCGATCACCCCGGTGAGGACGGGGACACTCGCGAGCGTCGTGGTCAGGACGGCGGCGCTGACGTACTCGGGAGCGGTGATGCCGCCCACTGAGCGGTCGCTCCCCATCTCGATCACGAGGATCAATGGGGTGATCGCCGCGGGCGCGGCACATTCGAGCACGAACACCCGTGCGACCGTCGTGTTCTCGAAACCGAGCAGGGCCGCGATGGCGAACCCGACGACCGGTGCGACCACGAGTTTGAGCGCGTTCGCGGTGCCGACGCGTGCGACCGCCGTGCCGTAGTTCGTGTTCGCGAGCTGGATACCGACGAGCAACAACATCAGCGGGATCGCCGCGTCGCCGACGAGTTTTAGCGTACTCATCGTGGTGCCGTCGGCGGGCGGGACGACCCCGAGCCAGCGCACAAGCGCCGCGAGCACGACCGCGTAGACGAGGGGAAGTTCGAACACCCGCTTGACCGAGCCGAACCCGCCGTCGCCGCCGGAGCGGGAGGCGAGATAGACGCCCACGGTGTAGACCACGACGCTCTGGCCGACGAGATAGACCACGGCGGTCGCGCGGCCGACCACCCCGAACGCGAACGCCGAAAGTGGGATGCCGAAGTTGCCCGAGTTCGAAAAGGAGCTCACGAGCACGAGCGCGCTCCGGATGGGTTCGTCCTCGCCGAGCGCGCGCCCGACGATCTCCGCGGCCATCGCCATGACGAGGATGAATCCGACGACGCCCACGACGAGTTTCACGAGCGTCTCCCCACCGATGTCGGTGGTCGCGATGCTGTGAAAGACGAGCGCCGGGGCCAGCACGTAGATCGTCACGGTGTTGAGCGGGTCGACTGCGATCGAGCGCACGCGACCGAGAACGAAACCGACTGCCGCGATCGTGACGATGGGGAGAATGGCGCTCGCGAAGATCGAGAGGAGGGACATACCGGCACCCACCGCCTGTCGGGTTACAAACGTTCCGAGGTGCGCCCGCTTCACGGAACGCCAAGAGAGCAGTTACTCTCCGCTTCGGGCCGAAAACTCGATGGACGAATCCGTGATGACGACGGTCAGTTCATCCGTATCTCGGCTTCAATCGTACGCGACGCTCGGATTCGCTCCGGCTTGCACCGTGATTTGATACGCGTGCGAGGAGTCCTCAACCCCGATGCATCCGTAGGATTTGACTCCTCCTGCCTGCAGTTCGGTGGTTGCAGAGAACACTGGCGACGCCGTGAGATCACGCGGTTCGTGTGGTGCTTCCTCGGAGGGTCGAACGGTCGCGGTTTTCGGCAGCAGAGTGACCGTTGTCGCTACCGCTCGCTGTGCATTTGTGGTGTTCTCGATAGAAAGGACAACGGGACTTGCTTCGACAATCGCTGTCCCTGGAGTGCTGGCTGTCTTTCTGCATCCGGAACTCGTCCGCGTGATACGTGTGGCGGTTGGCTTTGCTGTCTCTGTCGAGGCCGGTGGCGAGACCGTTTCTGTAGTCTCTGCCATGGAACGGGTATGATGGATCTGCCAGAACCGTCCTCCGGAGCTGTCGTCGTGTCGCTTCCCGAACCAGACTGTGAGTCACCAGTACAACCCGCAAACAGGGACAGTGTCCCTGCAATCCCGGTAAGTAGCGAACGACGCCTCATACGTCTCGATTTGCCAAAATCAGCATACGCTTTGTGGGAGCGAGTTCTCATCGCGTGAGAAGAGCGCTCCTTCGAGTGGCTCGTACATTGATCTGGATCGCTCTCTTTCTCTCGCTCCCGTCCGAAAGCGGACTGCTGCTAGCCGTCACTCGCTCGCCGTTCGGTCGACGATCAGGACTGCTCGCTCTCGCTGAACAGCTCCACGAGCGCGGCCGCGTGTTCGTCGCTCGGAACCTGGTCGCCGTCCTCCCACGCCGCGACCACGGTCGTCGTGGTTTCGAGAGTGGCCGCGACTTCCATCTGATGGAGACCACGGGACTGACGGCGAGCGCGGAGTTCCTGACCGAGTGGCGGGTTATTCTGCGTTGTCATGCGAGACGATCTGCTTACCGATGCTCATCAGCCCCTGACGTTCTTCGGCGGTAAACTCGTACTGTTCCGGCTTACCGACCCCAATCGTTCCTTCGAGCGTGCCATCCTCTCCGATGATCGGGGCAGCAAGCGATCCTTCCATTCCCGTCGCGCGTGCGCCGTCTTCGGCGACGCCGGAGTCGTCCGTCTGTAGATTACAGACATCGACTGGCTCCATTCGCTCGGCCGCCAATCCAGCCATTCCTTTGCCGACCGGGATCGTCTCGATCCGAGAAAGAACGGAATCCGGAATACCGACGGAAGCGACGAGCTGTAACCCGTCTTCGTCCTTTCGATGGAGCGTGCCTGACGTACAGCCGAACTCCGCGACGACATTTTGGAGAGCGTCCCTCGTTCCCTCGTCGGGTTTCGGCGCGATGGAAGACGGTGTCTCTTCGTCGTTCATCGTCGTTGGTTCGTCGGTACCGGTGTCAGTCACTTAAACGTACCCGCATAGCGCGTAAGTGCGAGCAAGGACCAGAAAGGAGGGGATTCGAGACGACGCCGAATCACCCCGACGAAGCGACGACGCTCACTCGATCGTATCGTCGAGAGCGCACTCGATGGCGTCGTCGAGCCGTCCCGTGGCCACCAGCTCGGTCGCGATCTCGATCTCGGTGTGGAGCGGCCGGT
Encoded proteins:
- a CDS encoding SDR family oxidoreductase, giving the protein MTTKTVLITGCSSGIGRATAEAFRDEEWTVYATARDEKDLSALAQSGCETAALDITDDEAVTAVIDRIVDDTGRIDCLVNNAGYGQFGPIEDVPIGLVRDQFDANVYGPHRLTRAVLPHMRDRGTGTIVNVSSTAGRFATPAKGVYAGSKFALEAMTDALRTEIADYGIDVAVVAPGPVNTDFEDRAADELAGLERSGAYETFYDLLDDSRTVVEGGVGTVSPAEVAEAVVDAAVSPNPPARYPVGPLASLAEYARFLPAGVRNQLYSLVRRVV
- a CDS encoding endonuclease V, whose product is MKPVRPAFVPDPSASREAMEALQREIAAAAAFADDFGFDSAAVSTTAATHTLDSIADDRTAAGPSHDDPPTVVGVDQAFLDDRAVGAIVALRGGEVIERAHAVVDLEFPYVPGLLSFRETGAILAAFENLDVEPDLAVFDGSGRIHYREAGLATHMGVTLDLPAVGVAKGLLCGAPQGSLDDLPEGTRVAIAANDSVETADDVDTVIGYALQTRQYDSGNRHINPVYVSAGHRVGGDTAADLVERLCDGYKLPEPTRLADSYADEVKRDHSG
- a CDS encoding rhomboid family intramembrane serine protease, with protein sequence MATCDQCGRSENMPYHCQHCGGTYCGEHRLPENHGCPGLDDWDDPSGIFDSGFDDSADNRGGRSSSGRLSGALDTGVGGPLGFFRGNMTFVFLGLMFITFGLQYIVAPLFDVGPDLWSALFVISPEHPLYVWTWFTSIFAHGGLWHLLVNAIVIYFFGQLVEEYVGSRDFALLFLGSGVLAGLAQMGVGIVQNDPTGALGASGAALAILGVLTVLNPDLRVYLYFFIPVPIWLLTVGYAAVSVSGALGVPILPGVANIAHLAGLVIGLAYGQHVKGRVNARNRLQFGGGRGGGGMGGRGRGPF
- a CDS encoding DUF5788 family protein; the protein is MQPYERKQLLARVEREGATVGASIPETIDVQGDRLALREFVFETRSRESVPASERDRVEQAKKNLRRERLQRKHLLEDADIPHEEGERLVESIVGIDRALNALGDLGTSDIEREADANEAADRKRWMSFLKQALGNEDSSARR
- a CDS encoding FAD-binding and (Fe-S)-binding domain-containing protein translates to MAAEEASDTADLSTSVDTLGHDHADVAEHRALAADLREAVRGEVGFDEYSQVLYATDGSIYQARPAGVVRPRDIEDVRAAVRIAAEHDVPVLPRGAGSSLAGQTVGPGCVVLDCSRHMDSILNVDPHDRTATVQPGVVQDHLDAHLDEWGLKFAPDPASSNRATIGGGIGNNSTGAHSVRYGITDAYTEELRVVLADGSLIHTREVVLDSPEWEALVGKDDREAALYRTVRSLVEENAEEIAERYPSLKRSVSGYNLHKVVYENDAGEEVINLSKLFVGAEGTLGVVVEATLGLVTKPESTALALYCFSDLVDAMAAVPAALDFDVSAVELMDDEVFRLAGDSTEFAQYVDPIPEGTAAALMLEFDSECCEDFEAAIEGTNAHFVEQGAAFDVLEAYSAEDQSKLWKLRKAAIPLLMSLEGDPKPYPFIEDATVPPEELAEYVVEFEEILADHDTSAAYFAHAGSGTLHIRPILNLKEGDGIEAMHSISEDVTSLVMEHDGAFSGEHGDGLARTEFNPKMYGPDLWGAFQELKLVADPDCRMNPGTVVYWDEDDKNAPADGRGVGADMRENLRYGAEYSSLEPQTTMAFDERGSDEVGNDGAGSDGNEDGEGFSHLVELCNGCGTCRQTDSETMCPTYRASHEEIQTTRGRANLLRAAISGELPEEELYSERFQEEVLDLCVGCKGCASDCPTGVDMAKLKTEVKHQYHEREGVDRRERLFANVDRLAALGSRFAPVSNWLPKLPGARAAMEKTMGIARERELPQFTSESLEDWFDARGGAAIPPAEAEAKVLLFPDTYTNYSHPRPGKAAVLVLEAAGVHVEIPDDVAPSGRPAYSKGLLDVAGERARTNVEALDPLVRDGWAVAFVEPSDAVMVQDEYLDLLPDSEAATRVSESAYGVLEHLDRFRLDDRIDFTAPDTSLTYHGHCNQKALAKDHHAVGVLRRAGYDVDPLDSGCCGMAGSFGYEAEHYDLSQAIGNILFDQVDASNGDRVVAPGTSCRTQLGDRDDESRPRHPIEAAAVALDR
- a CDS encoding AEC family transporter, which translates into the protein MSLLSIFASAILPIVTIAAVGFVLGRVRSIAVDPLNTVTIYVLAPALVFHSIATTDIGGETLVKLVVGVVGFILVMAMAAEIVGRALGEDEPIRSALVLVSSFSNSGNFGIPLSAFAFGVVGRATAVVYLVGQSVVVYTVGVYLASRSGGDGGFGSVKRVFELPLVYAVVLAALVRWLGVVPPADGTTMSTLKLVGDAAIPLMLLLVGIQLANTNYGTAVARVGTANALKLVVAPVVGFAIAALLGFENTTVARVFVLECAAPAAITPLILVIEMGSDRSVGGITAPEYVSAAVLTTTLASVPVLTGVIAVLDTDLVGSFL
- a CDS encoding helix-turn-helix domain-containing protein, giving the protein MTTQNNPPLGQELRARRQSRGLHQMEVAATLETTTTVVAAWEDGDQVPSDEHAAALVELFSESEQS
- a CDS encoding GAF domain-containing protein, translating into MNDEETPSSIAPKPDEGTRDALQNVVAEFGCTSGTLHRKDEDGLQLVASVGIPDSVLSRIETIPVGKGMAGLAAERMEPVDVCNLQTDDSGVAEDGARATGMEGSLAAPIIGEDGTLEGTIGVGKPEQYEFTAEERQGLMSIGKQIVSHDNAE